From Melitaea cinxia chromosome 16, ilMelCinx1.1, whole genome shotgun sequence, a single genomic window includes:
- the LOC123660946 gene encoding uncharacterized protein LOC123660946, with product MDKAYEYAKSAIINFKLDRCCCLAPVKVGVLVIGYLNVFIAILSLVGTSDGGITPPLMEVQEVFLEDNASKAIGIIAYSVELGFSVLLLCGMYREDTIILRVYVYFLIAVLVVSLLVYSIIIAAVSLLTKLTLIGNMVFNAYVIILVRSAIVEIKESRNSEKNGHVTLYSVAKVHQEIDVPDVEAPVPETKESNEESDKIDTKKDETPAKVETVDENVKEE from the exons ATGGATAAGGCATACGAATACGCGAAATCcgctattataaattttaaattagacaGGTGTTGTTGCTTAGCACCTGTAAAAGTAGGCGTTCTTGTTATAGGATATTTAAACGTTTTTATAGCG attttatctTTAGTAGGCACATCAGATGGTGGCATAACACCCCCTTTGATGGAGGTACAAGAAGTGTTCTTAGAGGACAATGCATCTAAGGCCATCGGAATCATTGCGTATTCGGTTGAGCTAGGATTCAGTGTATTGTTGCTTTGTGGAATGTACCGt GAGGACACAATAATTCTACGTGTGTATGTATACTTCTTAATTGCCGTACTCGTGGTGTCGCTACTGGTGTACTCCATTATCATAGCTGCAGTGTCCCTGCTCACGAAGCTGACTCTTATCGGCAATATGG TATTTAATGCCTATGTGATAATATTAGTAAGAAGTGCTATAGTAGAGATCAAGGAGTCGAGAAATTCCGAAAAAAATGGTCACGTGACTTTATACTCTGTTGCCAAAGTTCACCAAGAAATAGACGTGCCGGATGTGGAAGCACCGGTACCGGAAACAAAAGAGTCTAACGAAGAATCTGATAAAATTGATACAAAGAAAGATGAAACGCCAGCTAAAGTTGAAACTGTCGATGAAAATGTTAAAGAAGAATAA
- the LOC123660945 gene encoding protein maelstrom homolog — protein sequence MYPSKNYKEGKPQKKAPKNAFYYFMISFKEEQAKKGITYKNMTEVAEAAGAIWPGLPPSEKAKYNEILKHEKQKARISTEKYTSTGEPLSLIKQREKEIQEAKEREENDTTNLVNLGVCNNSLITMDIYIMDVNSYFNVDDSFYVGETTLLRFNILDGIKDTYHTFVNPAHIPKGYTSQIKYSCETLGLIMPDQTTHKDYMKILAHTIDYLKGNNPKANHLPPIFTIKDKTKAVQDFIYKMCQYAGEDETIFRIYKLDLLFYKIMNALQTMPNEGFPKESLASMELKKDSFMYTPGLACEHHEKIDRSVQCTQSRVKRWAYSVLDSCCPVAGVRAVPGRHVPPDFDLEVSVTRRDCDVTELSTVACVLLRAGQLLPRRRRARRARPPRAARLRPRSECDPTCCPVAGVRAVPGRHVPPDFDLEVSVTRRDCDVTELSTVACVLLRAGQLLPRRRRARRARPPRAARLRPRSECDPTCCPVAGVRAVPGRHVPPDFDLEVSVTRRDCDVTELSTVACVLLRAGQLLPRRRRARRARPPRAARLRPRSECDPT from the exons ATGTATCCGTCGAAAAATTATAAAGAGGGGAAGCCGCAAAAAAAAGCTCCGAAaaatgctttttattatttcatgatTAGTTTTAAAGAGGAACAAGCGAAAAAGggaattacttataaaaatatgactGAAGTCGCTGAGGCAGCAGGTGCTATATGGCCg GGCTTACCCCCAAGTGAAAAagcaaaatataatgaaatcttAAAACATGAAAAACAGAAAGCCAGGATTTCTACTGAGAAGTATACCTCCACTGGAGAACCTTTGTCCCTCATCAAACAGAGGGAGAAGGAAATTCAGGAAGCAAAAGAACGAGAAGAGAATGATACAACAAATCTTGTCAATTTGGGAGTGTGTAATAACA GTCTAATAACGATGGACATATACATAATGGATGTAAATAGCTACTTTAATGTCGACGACAGTTTTTATGTAGGAGAGACTACTTTGTTGCGTTTCAATATCCTGGATGGTATCAAGGATACTTATCACACATTTGTGAATCCtg cACATATCCCAAAAGGATATACCtcgcaaataaaatatagctgtGAAACATTAGGTTTAATAATGCCGGATCAAACGACTCACAAAGATTACATGAAGATCTTAGCACACACAATCGACTACTTAAAGGGAAACAATCCAAAGGCAAATCATTTGCCACCAATATTCAcaataaaagataaaacgaAAGCTGTACaggattttatttacaaaatgtgtCAATATGCAG GAGAGGATGAGACTATTTTCCGCATATACAAGTTAGACttattattctataaaataatgaatgcgCTTCAAACAATGCCAAATGAAGGTTTTCCGAAGGAATCGCTTGCATCtatggaattaaaaaaagatagcTTTATGTATACTCCTGGACTTGCTTGTGAg CACCACGAGAAGATCGACCGCTCGGTGCAGTGCACGCAGTCGCGCGTCAAGCGCTGGGCCTACTCCGTGCTGGACAGCTGCTGCCCCGTCGCCGGCGTGCGCGCCGTGCCCGGCCGCCACGTGCCGCCCGACTTCGACCTCGAAGTGAGTGTGACCCGACGTGACTGTGACGTGACCGAGCTGAGCACTGTAGCATGTGTCCTACTCCGTGCTGGACAGCTGCTGCCCCGTCGCCGGCGTGCGCGCCGTGCCCGGCCGCCACGTGCCGCCCGACTTCGACCTCGAAGTGAGTGTGACCCGAC CTGCTGCCCCGTCGCCGGCGTGCGCGCCGTGCCCGGCCGCCACGTGCCGCCCGACTTCGACCTCGAAGTGAGTGTGACCCGACGTGACTGTGACGTGACCGAGCTGAGCACTGTAGCATGTGTCCTACTCCGTGCTGGACAGCTGCTGCCCCGTCGCCGGCGTGCGCGCCGTGCCCGGCCGCCACGTGCCGCCCGACTTCGACCTCGAAGTGAGTGTGACCCGAC CTGCTGCCCCGTCGCCGGCGTGCGCGCCGTGCCCGGCCGCCACGTGCCGCCCGACTTCGACCTCGAAGTGAGTGTGACCCGACGTGACTGTGACGTGACCGAGCTGAGCACTGTAGCATGTGTCCTACTCCGTGCTGGACAGCTGCTGCCCCGTCGCCGGCGTGCGCGCCGTGCCCGGCCGCCACGTGCCGCCCGACTTCGACCTCGAAGTGAGTGTGACCCGACGTGA